From Phycisphaerae bacterium:
CGGCGAAGTGGGTGCCCAGCATGGCCCGGGACCAGGTCGGCTCGATGCGCAGCAGCGGCCAGAGGGCGACCAGTACGGCTGAGACGATGGCGGCGGGTTTCCAGACGCGCGGCCCCGCACGGGCGAGTCTGTGCCCGGCGAGCGCGGTGAAGGCCAGCGCGACGGCCTGGCCCGTAAACCACGTCACGCTTTCGTACGTCACCTGAGCCCTCTGGAAGCGTCGCTTCCGGTGCTGGCACGCCGGCGGCAGCGCACCGCGGCGCACGGCACTCTGATATACTACGTAATTCGATCGCGACAGGCACAGAGGCCCGGATGGACGTACTGGGAAAAACCTTCGCCGAACTGACCGCCGCGCTGAGCCCCCGCCGGCATGAGCTCAAGGCGCTGCGCGCGCAATACCGCGCGCTGCTGCACGCGCCGAAGAACGGGGACAAGTTCAACCAACGCGCCGCGGTGCCCGCCGAAGTGCCGCCCGCGTCCCGGTTTGTGCTCACGGCCGACGTGCGGCCGATCGCCCGGCGGCTGGACGACGGCGATCTGACCAAGTTCGTGCAGCAGACGCACGACGGGCTGGAGACCGAGAGCGTGGTTGTGCCGATGCCGCGGACGCACGGCGTGTGGCGAACGCTGTGCGTGTCGTCGCAGATCGGCTGTGCCCGCGGGTGCCTATTCTGCGAGACGGCCCAGCTCGGGCTGCTCCGGAACCTGACGCCGGAGGAGATCGTCGGGCAGGTCGTCGCGGCCCAGCGCGATTTCGCGGGCGGCATTCGCAACGTCGTCTTCATGGGCATGGGCGAGCCGCTGGACAATTATGACAACGTCATTCACGCCATCCGCGTGTTGATGGACCCCAACGGGCTATCGTTCGCGGGCGAACGCGTGACGATCTCCACGGTCGGACGCGTGGCGGGGATTCGGAAGCTGGCGCAGCTCGGCTGGCGGCGGCTGAACCTGGCGGTGTCGCTGAATGCGCCGAACGACGAGATCCGCTCGCGGATCATGCCGCACAACCGGCGGGAGCCGCTGGCGGAACTGCGCGACGCCTTGCTGGCGTACCCGCTGCGCAACTGCCAGTTCTTCATGATGGAATACGTGCTGATCCCCGGCGTGAACAATGCGCGGGAGCACGCGTTCGAGGTCGCCGAGTACCTGCGGCCCCTCAAGAGCATGCTCAACGTCATTCCGTACAACCCGCGCCGCGATTCGCCGTGGCCGGCGCCGACCGAGGCGGACGTGACGCAGTTCCTGGCATGGCTGACGGAGGCGGGGCAAGGCTGCAAACGCCGGGTGACGAAGGGCCGCGAGCAGATGGCGGCGTGTGGGCAGCTTGGGAACCGGGCGCTGGCGCGAAAGCCTCGTGGGAATGTGCGAACGTGAGCACGTGGGAACGAGGCGGAGCCACGCCCGGGCTGACGGCTCGAACTGCCCCTCCGATCCGGCCGAATCGCCCTGCCGTGCGCTGGCGACAAGCGGGGGCGATCGCGTTAGGATGCCCGCCAATTGGCGCCTGATGGCGTTCACAGAGAGAGGAAGACATACCTATGGATCGCCAAGCCCAGACCGGCCCGGAATCGCTTGCTCAGCCCGCCCCGCATGCCACGCCGCCGCTGCTGACGGCGCGGCTGTCGATCATGATGTTTCTGGAATTCGCCGTGTGGGGCGTCTGGTCCGTCCTGCTCGGCAAGCACATGGAACACCTGGGGTTCAGCGGCAAGGAAATCAGCCTGGTGTACCTGACAACCGCGCTGGGCGCAATGCTGTCGCCGCTCGTGGCCGGGTGGATTGCCGACCGCTTCCTGCCAAACCAGATATTCACCGGGGCCGTGCACGTGGTGGGGGCGGTGCTACTCTTCGTGGCGTGGAAGCAGAGCACGTTCGGGCCGATGTTCTGGGCCCTGCTGGCGTACGCCATTCTGTACATGCCCACGATCGCGCTGACGAACGCGATCGCGTTTCACCACATGAAGGACTCGAAGAAATTCGGGTTCATCCGGGTCTGGGGCACGATCGGGTGGATCATCCTGAACTGGATCATCAGCGGCTACCTGATCTGGTGGAGCTCGCATGACCCCAACGCGTGGCGCGTCGGCGACTGCCTGGCCGCGGGCGGCATCGTGTCGCTGATCCTCGGGCTTTACTGCTTCACGCTGCCGAACACGCCGCCGTCCAGGGGGGCGAAGAACCCGTACGCGTTCCTGGAGGCGTTCAAGCTCACGAGCAACCGCAACTTCGCGGTGCTGCTGGTGATCTCGTTCATCGTCGCGATCGAGCTGCCGTTCTACTACAGCTTCACGAACATCTTCCTGACGGACACGAAAGCGGGCGTGGGGCTCGATCCCGGCTGGGCCAATTATGCGATGAGCCTCGGGCAGGTGGCCGAGATCGTGCTGATGCTGCTATTGGCGCCGTCGTTGAAGTACCTGGGGATGCGGACCACGATCGTGCTCGGCATCCTGGCGTGGCCGGTGCGCTACGGAATCTTCGCCCTCATTCACCCGACCTGGCTCGTGGTGGCGGCCCAGTGCCTGCACGGGATCTGTTACTCGTTCTTCTTCGTCGGCGGCATGATTGCGGTCGAGCGCCTCTGCCAGAAGGACATCCGGGCCAGCGCGCAGGGCCTGATGGTCTTTGCCACAAACGGCGTGGGGATGCTCATCGGCAACCTGATCAGTGGGCAGCTTTACGACATGTTCGTAAAGGCCGAAGTGCCGTACGCCTGGCAGAAGTTCTTCCTGGTGCCCATCGCCGTCACGGTCGTCGGCGCGATCGCGTTCGGTCTGCTGTTCAGCGAGCGGAAGTTCCAGGAGGACTCGGCGCGGATCGAGCAAGAGACTGCCGCGGCCACCGCGTAGGGTCCGGCCTTGTTGCGCGAATAGTCGCGTCCGTGTCACGAATACCACTCCAGCAGTTCGTCAGGATTCGGATTCCGCGTTGGCAATGGCATGTGCCACTGCTCTCGAGCAGTGTTTTGTGCGGATTTCACTGCTCAAGAGCCGTGGCACACCTGCAATCCGAGTCGCGACGAGCCACCGGCGCCGCCGTGATTGTCGCGCTGGACGAGGATTCCCCGGATGTCTGAGTGCTTGACCGTCGCCGCGCCCGTCATGCGATGCAGAGGTCGGCGCCGCCTTTGGTGGCTGCTCGCCCTGCTGCCCGCCCTGTACGTTGCCTACGCCGGCGTCATGTACTTTGGCCAGGACGGGATCATCTTTCCCGGCGTGGTCCTGCCACACGCCGCGGCGCCGGGTCCGCAAGACCCGGCCGTGGAACAGGTGTGGGCCGCGACGCCGGACGGGGACCGCGTGGAAGCCTGGTACCAGCCCGGGCGGGGCTGCACGCCGGAGCATCCGGGACCGGCGATCATGTACTTCCACGGTAATTACGTATTGGTCGACAAGGCGTGGTGGATTGCCGAGCACGCCGTGCCTGCGGGCATGTCCACGCTGGTGATGGAATACCGCGGCTACGGTCGTGCCGGCGGCACCCCGTCGCAGGCTGGCATCGTGGCGGACGCGGTGTGGTTCCACGACTGGCTCACGGCCCGACCGGAGGTGGACGCGCAGCGGATTGTGTACCAGGGAGCTTCGCTCGGTGGTGCGGTGGCGACGGCATTGGCTGCGGAGCGCAAGCCGGCCGCGCTTGTCCTCGAATGCACGTTTACGAGCATGCGTAGTCTCGCGCACACGTACGGCCTGCCGGGCTTTCTCTGCCGGTATCCGTTCGATACGGACCGGGTGTTGCCGACGCTGGGCATCCCGATTGCGATCTTCCACGGCCGGCGCGACTTGAAGATCCCCGTTTCCCACGGCCGGCGGCTGCACGCGCTGGCGCCCGGGTCGCGCTATGCCGAGCTCGACTGCGGGCACAATGGGTTCTACAACGATTGGACGAATGTGCGGACGTTCCTGGTCGATTGCGGGGTGTTGACGCTGAGCGAGTGATTATCGCGCATCCGCCTGGGCCCGCGCTGCCGCTTGGGGTCCTGATGTGTGGTGCTGGCCCGGGCTACAGGCGGATGGCCTTCAGCGCCAGGAAGATCGGGATTTCCTGCGCGGCGCGGTTTTCGCCGCGGCTGTGACTGCCTGGATCGGAACGCCGGTGCGTCAGGAGTTCTTCGCACGCGACAACCGCCAAGCCGGCCTGCCCCAGCGCATTGACGTAGTCCGCCAGCGGCCGGTGGTAGAAGAGCGTCTGCTGCCCGGGCTCGCGGCCGGGATGCGTCGCGATGGGGATCGTCATCGACGTCGCGTACCGGTCAATTCGGCGATACTGCGTCTTCTTCGCCTCGTCCCAACCCCACTCGGATTGCCGCGGCACGCGGAAGCAGGGGTGCATCATCACGAACACGGCATGTCCGCCGGGGCGCAGGGCCCGCGCCAGGCCGCCGCAGAGCTGCTCCAGCCCGTCGGTATCCTGCACCGCCATCACGCACGCCGCCGCGTCGTAGGTGCCGTCGGCAAGGGCGTCGAGGCGGCGGGCGTCGCGGACGACGTAGCGGACGCGGTCGTCGCGCGGGCCGCGCGTCTTGGCGGCCTCGATGAGCTGGCGGCTCGCGTCCACGGCGAGCACGAAGCCGACGTTGCGCTCCAGTAGCGCGCGGGTGAGCACGCCCTGTCCGCAGCACAGGTCAAGAATACGCTGTCCGGGTTGCGGGTCCAGCAGCCGCAGGGCGGCGGGCAGAATCACATGGCGGTGATAATCTGAGCCCTCGTCACCGACGAGCTTGTCGTACCACGCGGCGACGCGATCCCAGCCGGCGGAAGGCGGCGGCGGGCGGCGCGTCGGAGGTGACTTGCGGGGCGGTCTGCGCATGGTGGCACGTTATCAGAAACCGCGTCCGGGATGTAGCCGGTCGGTCTGCTCCAGGCGGGCCAGGCGCCGCCGGATCGCCAGCAAAGTCGGCACAGCGACGAGCGCCTCGCGCAGCGGGCGGACGCGGCTATGGGTCCGGTGCCGCCAGATGACGCCGACCTCCTTCACGCGGTAGCCCAGGCGCTCGGCAAGCCCGAGTGCCTCGCAGTCGAACAGCCAGCCGTGGAGCGTCTGGCGTGCGAAGATCGCCTGGGCAGCCGCGCGGGTGAACAGCTTGAAGCCGCACTGCGTGTCGCGTAGTTCCGGCAGCAGCAAGCGACGGCGCAGCGCCCGAAACAGCCACGCGGCCCAGCGTCGCAAGCGCGGCTGGGGCGGGTCCAGGTGCGAGTCGGGCAGGTCGCGCGACGCGATGACCACGTCGAAGCCCTGGTCGAGCCAGGTCCACAGTTTGTCGATTTCCTCGATCGGCGTGGAGAGATCGGCGTCGCACATCAGCACGCGGGCTCCCCGGGCGGCCAGCATGCCGCGGGCCACGCTGTAGCCCTTGCCGCGGTTGACGGGATTCGTGAGCAGTTGCACCGCTGGGGGCTCGGCCGCGTGCTGGCGCACGATCTCGGCGGTCGTGTCGGTGCTGCCATCGTCGACGACGATGAGCTCGACGCTCCGGCCGGTTCGCATGACCCAGGCGCGCACGAGTTCGAGCGTGTGTCCGAGCCGGCGCGCCTCGTTGAACGCGGGAATAACGATGGATAAGGCCGGTGCGTCCATGCCAGCCGCAAGATACCGAGCGCGGCGGGGTCGGGCAACGCATCGCCAGGCCGTGGCACGGTCTGATCGTCATCGGCGGCACCGGGCAGTTGACCTTCCGCGAGCGGCATTGCCCGCACTGCCTGGAACAGACCCACGCTGGGCAGACCCGTTATTTCCACCCGGTCCTGGAGGCCAAGCTCGTCACGCCGACCGGTCTGCCCTCTCCGTCGGCAGCGCGTTCCTCGAAAACACCGACCGCCAGGCCTCCAAGCCGGATTGCGCGCTCAAAGCCTTCCGGCGCCTGGCGGCACAGCTCGCCCAGGATTTCCCGCAACTGCGCCGGTGCCTGCGCCTGGACGGCCTCTACGCCAACAGC
This genomic window contains:
- a CDS encoding 23S rRNA (adenine(2503)-C(2))-methyltransferase RlmN; this encodes MDVLGKTFAELTAALSPRRHELKALRAQYRALLHAPKNGDKFNQRAAVPAEVPPASRFVLTADVRPIARRLDDGDLTKFVQQTHDGLETESVVVPMPRTHGVWRTLCVSSQIGCARGCLFCETAQLGLLRNLTPEEIVGQVVAAQRDFAGGIRNVVFMGMGEPLDNYDNVIHAIRVLMDPNGLSFAGERVTISTVGRVAGIRKLAQLGWRRLNLAVSLNAPNDEIRSRIMPHNRREPLAELRDALLAYPLRNCQFFMMEYVLIPGVNNAREHAFEVAEYLRPLKSMLNVIPYNPRRDSPWPAPTEADVTQFLAWLTEAGQGCKRRVTKGREQMAACGQLGNRALARKPRGNVRT
- a CDS encoding MFS transporter codes for the protein MDRQAQTGPESLAQPAPHATPPLLTARLSIMMFLEFAVWGVWSVLLGKHMEHLGFSGKEISLVYLTTALGAMLSPLVAGWIADRFLPNQIFTGAVHVVGAVLLFVAWKQSTFGPMFWALLAYAILYMPTIALTNAIAFHHMKDSKKFGFIRVWGTIGWIILNWIISGYLIWWSSHDPNAWRVGDCLAAGGIVSLILGLYCFTLPNTPPSRGAKNPYAFLEAFKLTSNRNFAVLLVISFIVAIELPFYYSFTNIFLTDTKAGVGLDPGWANYAMSLGQVAEIVLMLLLAPSLKYLGMRTTIVLGILAWPVRYGIFALIHPTWLVVAAQCLHGICYSFFFVGGMIAVERLCQKDIRASAQGLMVFATNGVGMLIGNLISGQLYDMFVKAEVPYAWQKFFLVPIAVTVVGAIAFGLLFSERKFQEDSARIEQETAAATA
- a CDS encoding alpha/beta hydrolase, whose product is MSECLTVAAPVMRCRGRRRLWWLLALLPALYVAYAGVMYFGQDGIIFPGVVLPHAAAPGPQDPAVEQVWAATPDGDRVEAWYQPGRGCTPEHPGPAIMYFHGNYVLVDKAWWIAEHAVPAGMSTLVMEYRGYGRAGGTPSQAGIVADAVWFHDWLTARPEVDAQRIVYQGASLGGAVATALAAERKPAALVLECTFTSMRSLAHTYGLPGFLCRYPFDTDRVLPTLGIPIAIFHGRRDLKIPVSHGRRLHALAPGSRYAELDCGHNGFYNDWTNVRTFLVDCGVLTLSE
- a CDS encoding class I SAM-dependent methyltransferase, producing the protein MRRPPRKSPPTRRPPPPSAGWDRVAAWYDKLVGDEGSDYHRHVILPAALRLLDPQPGQRILDLCCGQGVLTRALLERNVGFVLAVDASRQLIEAAKTRGPRDDRVRYVVRDARRLDALADGTYDAAACVMAVQDTDGLEQLCGGLARALRPGGHAVFVMMHPCFRVPRQSEWGWDEAKKTQYRRIDRYATSMTIPIATHPGREPGQQTLFYHRPLADYVNALGQAGLAVVACEELLTHRRSDPGSHSRGENRAAQEIPIFLALKAIRL
- a CDS encoding glycosyltransferase family 2 protein — translated: MDAPALSIVIPAFNEARRLGHTLELVRAWVMRTGRSVELIVVDDGSTDTTAEIVRQHAAEPPAVQLLTNPVNRGKGYSVARGMLAARGARVLMCDADLSTPIEEIDKLWTWLDQGFDVVIASRDLPDSHLDPPQPRLRRWAAWLFRALRRRLLLPELRDTQCGFKLFTRAAAQAIFARQTLHGWLFDCEALGLAERLGYRVKEVGVIWRHRTHSRVRPLREALVAVPTLLAIRRRLARLEQTDRLHPGRGF